In Brachypodium distachyon strain Bd21 chromosome 2, Brachypodium_distachyon_v3.0, whole genome shotgun sequence, one genomic interval encodes:
- the LOC100844658 gene encoding extradiol ring-cleavage dioxygenase has protein sequence MGQRQTKVTNQDAARHATRHPRGDQEETEATGRRRPLTTPAAAMDTFFLSHGSPMVSIDETIPARKFFQSWLPAAVAGPGTPRAILVVSAHWETATPAVNVIRGNNDTIYDFGGFPRPMYQLKYPAPGAPDLAKKTKELLEQAGFGPVKEDHTRGLDHGAWVPLMFMYPEANIPVYQLSVQTHRDGTYHHNLGKALAPLREEGVLVLGSGSATHNLRKMGPSGSPVPKWASDFDTWLKDSLLDGRHEDVNRYEEKAPSAKVAHPSPEHFYPLHVALGAAGAQCKAELVHHSWDEGSLSYASYRFTPEN, from the exons ATGGGGCAGAGGCAAACCAAGGTCACCAATCAAGACGCGGCCAGACACGCGACGCGGCATCCGCGCGGCGACCAGGAGGAGACAGAAGCCACTGGCAGGCGCCGCCCACTGAccacgccggccgccgccatggacacCTTCTTCCTGTCCCACGGCTCGCCCATGGTCTCCATCGACGAGACGATCCCGGCCCGGAAATTCTTCCAGTCGTGGCTCCCCGCGGCCGTCGCCGGCCCGGGGACGCCGCGCGCCATCCTGGTGGTCTCGGCCCACTGGGAGACCGCCACGCCGGCGGTCAACGTCATCCGCGGGAACAACGACACCATCTACGACTTCGGCGGCTTCCCCAGGCCCATGTACCAG CTGAAGTATCCTGCACCAGGCGCCCCTGATCTGGCGAAGAAGACGAAAGAGCTCCTGGAGCAAGCCGGGTTCGGCCCCGTGAAAGAGGACCATACTCGCGGGCTCGACCACGGCGCGTGGGTGCCGCTGATGTTCATGTACCCGGAGGCCAACATCCCCGTGTACCAGCTCTCCGTGCAGACCCACCGAGACGGCACCTACCACCACAACCTCGGCAAGGCGCTGGCGCCTCTCCGGGAGGAAGgcgtcctcgtcctcggctccggcagcgccacgcacaacctccgcaagatgGGCCCCTCCGGCTCGCCGGTGCCCAAATGGGCCTCCGACTTCGACACCTGGCTCAAGGACTCGCTTCTGGACGGCAG GCACGAGGACGTGAACCGCTACGAGGAGAAGGCGCCGTCGGCGAAGGTGGCGCACCCTTCGCCGGAGCATTTCTACCCGCTGCACGTCGCGCTGGGCGCGGCGGGGGCACAGTGCAAGGCGGAGCTCGTCCACCACAGCTGGGACGAGGGCAGCCTCTCCTACGCCTCGTACCGCTTCACCCCCGAGAACTGA
- the LOC100844055 gene encoding amino acid permease 3, with protein sequence MDVEKRVEATEVDDDGRTRTGTVWTATTHAITAVIGSGVLALPWSVAQMGWVLGPIALVGCAYITYYCAVLLSDCYRSPDPVHGKRNYTYMDAVRSCLGRRDVIICGIAQYAILCGAMVGYTITTATGIMSVVKSNCRHYNGHDAKCSTTGTMYLVLFGLVEVVLSQLPSLEKVTFISVVAAVMSFTYSFVALFLSAAKFASNHKAYGTILGSKIGGPGGVSATTRTFNFLQALGNIAFAYTYAMLLIEIQDTVKSPPSENVTMKKASFYGIGVTTIFYVSLGCIGYAAFGNAAPGNVLTGFDEPFWLVDLANVAVVIHLVGAYQVYAQPVFACYEKWLGAKYPESAFFHREYKLPLGLRFTASKLLLRTLFVTFTTVVSLMLPFFNAVLGLLGAAAFFPLTVYFPVSMYIKQSKVPRGSPKWLALQALNVGSLLVSLLAAVGSVADIVERLGHVTMFKTEL encoded by the exons ATGGACGTGGAGAAGAGGGTGGAGGCGACGGaggtggacgacgacggccgtACAAGAACGG GAACGGTATGGACGGCGACGACGCACGCCATCACGGCCGTCATAGGCTCCGGCGTGCTGGCTTTGCCCTGGAGCGTGGCACAGATGGGCTGGGTCCTGGGCCCAATCGCCCTCGTGGGCTGCGCCTACATCACCTACTATTGCGCCGTTCTTCTGTCGGACTGCTACCGCTCGCCGGACCCCGTCCACGGCAAACGCAACTACACCTACATGGATGCCGTCCGCTCCTGCCTCG GGCGCAGAGATGTGATTATTTGTGGCATTGCGCAGTACGCGATTCTCTGCGGGGCAATGGTTGGCTACACCATCACAACCGCCACGGGCATCAT GTCTGTGGTGAAGAGCAACTGCCGCCACTACAACGGCCACGACGCCAAGTGCAGCACGACGGGGACGATGTACCTGGTGCTGTTCGGGCTCGTGGAGGTGGTGCTGTCGCAGCTGCCGAGCCTGGAGAAGGTCACCTTCATCTCCGTCGTGGCAGCCGTCATGTCCTTCACTTACTCCTTCGTCGCGCTCTTCCTCAGCGCCGCCAAGTTCGCGTCCAACCACAAGGCATACGGCACCATCCTCGGCAGCAAGATCGGCGGCCCCGGCGGGGTCTCGGCGACGACCAGGACATTCAACTTCCTCCAGGCCCTCGGCAACATCGCCTTTGCGTACACTTACGCCATGCTCCTCATAGAGATCCAG GACACGGtgaagtcgccgccgtcggagaACGTGACGATGAAGAAGGCGAGCTTTTACGGCATTGGGGTGACGACCATCTTCTACGTGTCGCTGGGCTGCATCGGGTACGCCGCCTTCGGCAACGCCGCGCCGGGGAACGTGCTCACGGGCTTCGACGAGCCCTTCTGGCtcgtcgacctcgccaacgTCGCCGTCGTCATCCACCTCGTCGGAGCCTACCAG GTGTACGCGCAGCCCGTGTTCGCGTGCTACGAGAAGTGGCTGGGGGCCAAGTACCCGGAATCGGCCTTCTTCCACAGGGAGTACAAGCTCCCCCTGGGCCTGCGGTTCACGGCGagcaagctgctgctgcggacGCTGTTCGTGACATTCACGACGGTGGTGTCGCTGATGCTGCCCTTCTTCAACGCCGTGCTCGGGCTgctgggcgccgccgccttcttcccgCTCACTGTCTACTTCCCGGTGTCCATGTACATCAAGCAGTCCAAGGTGCCGCGCGGGAGCCCGAAGTGGCTCGCGCTGCAGGCGCTCAACGTCGGCTCGCTCCTCGTGtcgctgctcgccgccgtcggctcCGTCGCCGACATCGTCGAGCGCCTCGGCCACGTCACCATGTTCAAGACCGAGCTGTGA
- the LOC100843753 gene encoding amino acid permease 6 produces MDKNAGAAPEDVETGEHERKGTVWTATAHIVTAVIGSGVLALAWSVAQLGWVAGPLALAGFACVTYYTSTLLANAYRAPDPVTGARNRTYMDAVRSYLSPREVFMCGIAQYVNLWGTMVGYTITATISMVAIRRSDCVHRDGQDARCDSSGTGLMLAFSLVQVVLSQFPGLEHITWLSIVAAIMSFAYSFIGLGLSAAEWASHGGHAGGRIQGAAAASSSKKAWDVLLALGNIAFAYTFAEVLIEIQDTLKSPPSEHKTMKKAAMYGIGATTVFYISVGCAGYAAFGSDAPGNILTAPGLGPFWLVDIANMCLILHLIGAYQVYAQPIFATAERWIASRWPDTKFISSAYTVSIPLMERGSVTVAPYKLVLRTAVVVATTVVAMMIPFFNAVLGLLGAFSFWPLTVYFPISMHIAQGKIKGSKWYLLQCLSMICLMISVAVGIGSVTDIVDSLKVSSPFKTVS; encoded by the exons ATGGACAAGAACGCCGGGGCAGCGCCGGAAGACGTCGAGACGGGCGAGCACGAGCGGAAAG GGACGGTatggacggcgacggcgcacATTGTGACGGCGGTGATCGGGTCCGGCGTGCTGGCGCTGGCGTGGAGCGTGGCGCAGCTGGGCTGGGTGGCGGGTCCCCTCGCGCTGGCGGGCTTCGCGTGCGTCACCTACTACACCTCCACGCTGCTCGCCAACGCCTACCGCGCCCCCGACCCCGTCACCGGCGCCAGGAACCGCACCTACATGGACGCTGTTCGATCCTACCTCA GTCCCAGGGAGGTGTTCATGTGCGGCATCGCCCAGTACGTGAACCTGTGGGGCACCATGGTCGGCTACACCATCACCGCGACCATCAGCATGGT TGCGATCAGGAGGTCGGACTGCGTGCACCGGGACGGCCAGGACGCGCGCTGCGACTCGTCCGGCACCGGGCTCATGCTGGCGTTCAGCCTGGTCCAGGTGGTGCTGTCCCAGTTCCCGGGGCTGGAGCACATCACTTGGCTGTCGATCGTCGCGGCGATCATGTCGTTCGCCTACTCCTTCATCGGCCTCGGGCTCTCGGCCGCGGAGTGGGCGTCGCACGGCGGCCACGCCGGCGGGAGGATACaaggcgcggccgcggcgtcgTCAAGCAAGAAGGCATGGGATGTGCTTCTCGCCCTGGGGAACATCGCGTTTGCTTACACGTTTGCGGAAGTGCTGATTGAGATCCAG GATACACTCAAGTCGCCGCCATCGGAGCACAAGACAATGAAGAAGGCAGCAATGTATGGAATCGGAGCCACCACCGTATTCTACATCTCCGTTGGCTGCGCCGGGTATGCTGCATTTGGTTCAGATGCCCCGGGAAACATCCTGACGGCCCCTGGATTAGGACCCTTCTGGCTCGTCGACATCGCCAACATGTGCCTCATCCTCCACCTCATTGGCGCATACCAG GTCTATGCACAGCCCATATTTGCGACAGCGGAGAGGTGGATCGCCTCCCGGTGGCCTGATACCAAGTTCATCAGCAGCGCGTACACCGTCAGCATCCCGCTCATGGAGCGAGGCTCCGTGACCGTCGCGCCTTACAAGCTCGTCCTGCGGACCGCCGTGGTTGTGGCGACAACGGTGGTGGCGATGATGATACCCTTCTTCAACGCGGTGCTGGGGCTCCTCGGCGCCTTCAGCTTCTGGCCGCTGACCGTCTACTTCCCCATTAGCATGCACATTGCCCAGGGGAAGATCAAGGGGAGCAAGTGGTATCTCCTGCAGTGTTTGAGCATGATCTGTTTGATGA
- the LOC100821397 gene encoding ribosomal lysine N-methyltransferase 3: MDVATARRRLRAFKRWMSKHGVVCSDALCLDASEAGGVYVRALSALREGDLVATIPRRACLTPRTSGAAAAIEAAELGGTLALAVAVMYERARGAESPWNAYLRLIPDCEPVPLVWPDEEAERLLSGTELDKIVKQDREFLCEDWKECIEPLISSGDLGVNPEDFSLEKYFAAKSLLSSRSFHIDSYHGSGMVPLADLFNHKTDGEHVHFTKVSDASDSDEGEDDDDQSNAGSDEEQNDEGTDDRSNTDSDEEENDDDQSNADSDEDLDRDENNASADEQSTVENSATNPSGYNDEDLEMIIVRDANAGEEVYNTYGTMGNAALLHRYGFTELDNPYDIVNIDLTLVTKWCSSKYSRRYARARVSLWRNLGYSGCTSQDSEYFEISFDGEPQLELLILLYIISLKPDAYDKLASVAHDLIGDDELDDEQSIISSFVKVVRVTSPTKKSKLKGGEKIPFVKKLLHSESICSALASLADMRERLYGSNTLKSEKEKLQMCSPVSQRNLYHSLVLRVSERKILRRLRKLASSWSKTKKRKRI; this comes from the exons atggacgtcGCCACCGCTCG CCGCCGGCTGCGCGCCTTCAAGCGCTGGATGAGCAAGCACGGCGTCGTCTGCAGCGACGCGCTCTGCCTCGACGCCTCCGAGGCCGGCGGCGTATACGTGCGCGCGCTCTCGGCGCTCCGCGAGGGCGACCTCGTTGCCACCATCCCGCGCCGCGCGTGCCTGACGCCGCGCACgtccggcgccgcggcggccatcGAGGCCGCGGAGCTCGGCGGCACCCTTgctctcgccgtcgccgtcatGTACGAGCGCGCGCGGGGAGCTGAATCGCCATGGAACGCCTACCTCCGACTGATTCCGGACTGCGAGCCTGTGCCTCTCGTCTGGCCggacgaggaggccgagcGCCTCCTCTCTGGCACCGAGCTCGATAAG ATAGTGAAGCAAGACAGGGAATTCCTTTGTGAGGATTGGAAAGAATGTATCGAACCGCTCATTTCGTCAGGAGATCTGGGGGTAAACCCAGAAGATTTTAGCTTGGAGAAATATTTTGCTGCCAAGAGTCTTCTTTCATCAAGGTCCTTCCATATAGATAGTTATCATGGATCTGGAATGGTTCCCCTTGCTGACTT GTTTAATCACAAGACTGATGGTGAACATGTCCACTTCACTAAAGTGTCAGACGCTTCAGACTCGGATGAGGGAGAAGATGACGATGATCAAAGCAATGCTGGCTCAGATGAAGAACAAAATGACGAGGGAACAGATGATCGAAGCAATACAGACtcagatgaagaagaaaatgatgaTGACCAAAGCAATGCAGACTCGGATGAAGATCTTGACAGAGATGAAAACAATGCTTCTGCAGATGAACAGTCAACTGTAGAAAATTCTGCCACTAACCCTTCAG GATATAATGATGAAGATTTGGAAATGATTATTGTGAGAGATGCCAATGCAGGGGAGGAG GTTTATAATACGTATGGTACCATGGGAAATGCTGCTTTGCTTCATCGATATGGTTTCACAGAGCTTGACAACCCATATGACATTGTCAACATCGACTTAACACTGGTTACTAAGTGGTGCTCGTCCAAGTACTCCCGTCGATATGCAAGAGCAAGGGTATCACTATGGCGTAATCTGGGCTATTCAGGCTGCACCAGCCAAGATTCTGAGTACTTTGAGATTTCATTTGATGGAGAGCCCCAGCTTGAACTTCTAATCCTTCTTTATATCATCTCCTTGAAACCTGATGCTTATGACAAGTTGGCCTCTGTGGCTCATGATCTGATTGGTGACGATGAGCTGGATGATGAGCAGTCTATTATAAGCAGTTTTGTTAAGGTTGTCAGAGTAACTAGCCCCACCAAAAAATCAAAACTTAAAGGGGGTGAGAAAATACCTTTTGTGAAGAAGCTACTGCATAGTGAGAGCATTTGTTCTGCACTTGCATCCCTTGCTGACATGAGGGAGCGCCTCTATGGTTCGAACACTTTGAAAAGTGAGAAGGAAAAGCTGCAAATGTGCTCTCCTGTCAGCCAAAGGAACCTTTATCATTCTCTGGTGCTACGGGTGAGTGAGAGGAAGATACTTCGCAGATTGAGGAAACTTGCCTCTAGTTGGTCAAAGACCAAGAAGAGGAAACGTATCTAG
- the LOC100844353 gene encoding extradiol ring-cleavage dioxygenase, translated as MDTFFLSHGSPTLSIDETIPARKFFESWLPAAVAGPETPRAILVVSGHWETDTPAVNVIRGNNDTIYDFYGFPKSMYELKYPAPGAPDLAKRTKDLLEQAGFGPVKEDDARGLDHGAWVPLMLMYPEANIPVCQLSVQTGRDGTYHYNLGKALAPLREEGVLVLGSGSATHNLRRIRMETGAPVPQWASDFDSWLKDSLLDGRHEDVKRFEEKAPSAKVAHPSPDHFYPLHVALGAAGEEAKAEQIHQSWSNATLSYASYRFTAKN; from the exons ATGGACACCTTCTTCCTGTCGCACGGCTCGCCCACGCTCTCCATCGACGAGACGATCCCGGCGCGGAAATTCTTCGAGTCGTGGCTCCCCGCGGCCGTCGCGGGGCCGGAGACGCCGCGCGCCATCCTGGTGGTGTCGGGCCACTGGGAGACGGACACGCCGGCCGTCAACGTCATCCGCGGCAACAACGACACCATCTACGACTTCTACGGCTTCCCCAAGTCCATGTACGAG CTGAAGTATCCTGCACCCGGCGCCCCTGATCTGGCGAAGAGGACAAAAGATCTCCTGGAGCAAGCCGGGTTCGGCCCCGTGAAGGAGGACGATGCTCGCGGGCTCGACCACGGCGCGTGGGTGCCGCTGATGCTCATGTACCCGGAGGCCAACATCCCGGTGTGCCAGCTCTCCGTGCAGACCGGCCGCGACGGCACCTACCACTACAACCTCGGCAAGGCGCTGGCGCCGCTCCGGGAGGAAGgcgtcctcgtcctcggctccggcagcgccacgcacaacctccgcaggatcaggaTGGAGACCGGCGCGCCGGTGCCGCAGTGGGCCTCCGACTTCGACTCCTGGCTCAAGGACTCGCTTCTGGACGGCAG GCACGAGGATGTGAAGCGCTTCGAGGAGAAGGCGCCGTCCGCGAAGGTGGCGCACCCTTCGCCGGACCATTTCTACCCGCTGCACGTGGcgctcggcgcggcgggggaAGAGGCCAAGGCGGAGCAGATCCACCAGAGCTGGAGCAACGCGACACTCTCCTACGCCTCGTACCGTTTCACCGCCAAGAACTGA